The following proteins are co-located in the Palaemon carinicauda isolate YSFRI2023 chromosome 3, ASM3689809v2, whole genome shotgun sequence genome:
- the LOC137633915 gene encoding cuticle protein AM1199-like, translated as MHISIHPLVLSQFNLLKQIILACLVAASLAAPKHQDNIAILRDDRDDQGDGNFNYAFELSDGTAVEASGFPGAEGAVNIRGAYRFNLPDGAVVQITYVADENGFQPEGDIIPTPHPLPAHAIEQIRFAEEQRAAGVVFE; from the exons ATGCATATCTCAATTCATCCTTTAGTGCTATCACAATTCAACCTCTTGAAACAGATCATCTTGGCATGCCTGGTCGCTGCGTCCTTGGCTGCTCCAAAGCACCAAGACAACATTGCCATCTTGAGAGACGACCGAGACGACCAGGGCGACGGAAACTTCAACTACGCTTTTGAACTCAGCGATGGCACTGCCGTGGAGGCCTCGGGATTCCCTGGGGCGGAGGGCGCCGTCAACATCCGGGGAGCCTACAG ATTCAATCTTCCTGACGGAGCTGTTGTCCAAATTACCTACGTGGCCGACGAAAATGGCTTCCAACCCGAAGGAGACAtcatccccaccccccacccactgcCCGCCCACGCCATAGAGCAGATCCGCTTCGCTGAGGAACAGAGGGCTGCAGGAGTCGTTTTCGAGTAA